Proteins from a single region of Stutzerimonas stutzeri:
- the tadA gene encoding tRNA adenosine(34) deaminase TadA, translating to MRKPQIIDRSQDEHFMHEALVLAAQGAALGEVPVGAVLVQGGQIIGRGYNCPISQHDPSAHAEMVAVRDAAQALQNYRLPGVTLYVTLEPCSMCAGLIVHSRIQRVVYGAAEPKAGVVVSRGKFFEQDFLNHRVLVEGGVLAEECGTVLSEFFRQRRQKA from the coding sequence GTGAGAAAACCGCAGATCATTGACCGCAGCCAGGACGAGCACTTCATGCACGAAGCCCTGGTGCTGGCGGCGCAGGGCGCGGCCTTGGGCGAGGTGCCGGTGGGCGCGGTGCTGGTGCAGGGCGGCCAGATCATCGGGCGTGGCTACAACTGCCCGATCTCGCAGCACGACCCCAGCGCCCATGCCGAGATGGTCGCGGTGCGCGATGCGGCGCAGGCGCTGCAGAACTATCGGCTACCCGGCGTTACGCTCTATGTCACGCTCGAGCCGTGCAGCATGTGCGCAGGTCTTATCGTGCACTCGCGTATTCAGCGTGTCGTTTACGGCGCTGCCGAGCCAAAAGCCGGCGTGGTGGTCAGTCGCGGCAAGTTCTTCGAGCAGGACTTTCTCAATCACCGGGTGCTGGTCGAGGGGGGCGTGCTGGCCGAGGAATGCGGAACGGTACTCAGCGAGTTCTTCCGCCAGCGCCGGCAGAAAGCCTAG
- the uvrB gene encoding excinuclease ABC subunit UvrB produces the protein MSKFELVTRFQPAGDQPEAIRQMIEGIEAGLSHQTLLGVTGSGKTFSIANVIAHVQRPTLVLAPNKTLAAQLYGEFKAFFPNNAVEYFVSYYDYYQPEAYVPSSDTFIEKDASINDHIEQMRLSATKALLERPDAIIVTTVSCIYGLGSPETYLKMVLHVDRGDRLDQRELLRRLTGLQYTRNDMDFARATFRVRGDVIDIYPAESDLEAVRIELFDDEVESLSAFDPLTGEVIRKLPRFTFYPKSHYVTPRETLLDAIEGIKAELRDRLDYLRSQNKLVEAQRLEQRTLFDLEMIMELGYCNGIENYSRYLSGRDPGEPPPTLFDYLPADALLVIDESHVSVPQVGAMYKGDRSRKETLVEYGFRLPSALDNRPMRFDEWEAISPQTIFVSATPGPYEAEHAGRVVEQVVRPTGLVDPQIEVRPALTQVDDLLSEIRKCVVKEERVLVTTLTKRMAEDLTDYLSDHDVRVRYLHSDIDTVERVEIIRDLRLGTFDVLVGINLLREGLDMPEVSLVAILDADKEGFLRSERSLIQTIGRAARNLNGRAILYGDNVTGSMQRAIDETERRRNKQIAFNEANGIVPRGVKKDVQDILEGATVPGSRSKKRRGEAKAAEESARYENELRSPSEITKRIRQLEEKMLTLARDLEFEAAAEARDQIHKLRERLLQV, from the coding sequence ATGTCCAAGTTCGAACTGGTTACGCGTTTCCAGCCGGCCGGCGATCAGCCGGAGGCCATTCGGCAGATGATCGAAGGCATCGAGGCGGGGTTGTCGCACCAGACGCTGCTGGGTGTGACCGGCTCCGGCAAGACCTTCAGTATCGCCAACGTCATTGCGCACGTGCAGCGGCCCACGCTCGTGCTGGCGCCAAACAAAACGCTGGCCGCGCAGCTCTATGGCGAGTTCAAGGCCTTTTTCCCGAACAACGCTGTGGAGTACTTCGTTTCTTACTACGACTACTACCAGCCGGAAGCCTATGTGCCGTCCTCGGATACCTTCATCGAGAAGGATGCATCGATCAACGATCATATCGAGCAGATGCGCCTGTCCGCGACCAAGGCACTGCTGGAGCGCCCGGATGCGATCATCGTCACCACCGTCTCCTGCATCTACGGTCTGGGTAGTCCAGAGACATACCTGAAGATGGTGCTCCATGTGGATCGCGGCGACCGTCTCGATCAGCGCGAGCTGCTGCGCCGCCTGACCGGCCTGCAGTACACCCGCAACGACATGGACTTCGCCCGCGCGACGTTCCGTGTACGCGGCGATGTGATCGACATATATCCCGCCGAATCAGATCTCGAAGCGGTGCGCATCGAGCTGTTCGACGACGAGGTTGAAAGCCTTTCTGCCTTCGATCCGCTGACCGGTGAGGTAATCCGCAAGCTACCGCGCTTTACCTTCTATCCCAAGAGCCACTACGTGACCCCGCGGGAAACCCTGCTCGATGCCATCGAGGGGATAAAGGCTGAGTTGCGAGACCGACTCGACTATCTGCGTAGCCAGAACAAGCTGGTGGAGGCGCAACGTCTGGAGCAGCGCACCCTTTTCGATCTTGAGATGATCATGGAGCTTGGCTACTGCAACGGCATCGAAAACTACTCGCGCTACCTGTCCGGGCGTGATCCGGGCGAGCCGCCGCCGACGCTGTTCGACTACTTGCCTGCCGATGCACTGCTGGTGATTGATGAGTCCCACGTTTCGGTGCCGCAAGTTGGTGCGATGTACAAGGGCGACCGCTCGCGCAAGGAAACCCTGGTTGAATACGGCTTCCGTCTGCCGTCTGCCTTGGATAACCGGCCGATGCGCTTCGACGAGTGGGAGGCGATCAGTCCGCAAACCATCTTCGTTTCGGCCACGCCTGGACCTTACGAGGCTGAGCACGCCGGCCGTGTGGTCGAGCAGGTTGTACGCCCTACCGGTCTGGTCGATCCGCAGATCGAAGTGCGGCCAGCGCTGACCCAGGTCGACGATCTGCTGTCGGAGATCCGTAAATGCGTGGTCAAGGAGGAGCGGGTGCTGGTCACCACGCTGACCAAGCGCATGGCCGAGGACCTGACCGACTACCTCAGCGACCACGACGTGCGGGTTCGTTATCTGCACTCGGACATCGATACCGTGGAGCGGGTCGAGATCATTCGTGATTTGCGTCTGGGCACGTTCGACGTGTTGGTGGGCATCAACCTGTTGCGCGAGGGATTGGATATGCCTGAGGTGTCGCTGGTGGCGATACTTGATGCAGACAAGGAAGGCTTCCTGCGTTCGGAACGCTCGCTGATTCAGACCATTGGCCGCGCTGCGCGCAACCTTAACGGTCGCGCAATCCTCTATGGCGACAACGTCACCGGATCCATGCAGCGCGCCATCGATGAAACCGAACGGCGGCGTAACAAGCAGATCGCCTTCAACGAGGCCAACGGCATCGTGCCGAGGGGCGTGAAGAAGGATGTGCAGGATATTCTCGAAGGCGCCACCGTACCTGGCTCGCGCAGCAAGAAGCGTCGAGGTGAAGCCAAGGCAGCAGAGGAAAGCGCGCGCTACGAAAACGAGCTGCGTTCGCCGAGCGAGATCACCAAGCGGATTCGCCAGCTGGAGGAGAAGATGCTGACCTTGGCACGCGACCTCGAGTTCGAGGCCGCCGCTGAGGCGCGCGATCAGATCCACAAATTGCGCGAGCGACTGTTGCAGGTCTGA
- the grxD gene encoding Grx4 family monothiol glutaredoxin: MDIIETIKEQIANNPVLLYMKGSPNAPQCGFSARATQAIMGCGEKFAYVDILQNPEIRANLPTYANWPTFPQLWVNGELVGGSDIILEMFEKGELQPLIKSAVGKTEA, from the coding sequence ATGGATATCATCGAAACCATCAAAGAACAGATCGCCAACAACCCGGTGCTGCTTTACATGAAGGGTTCGCCCAACGCCCCGCAGTGCGGCTTTTCCGCTCGTGCGACCCAGGCGATAATGGGCTGTGGTGAGAAGTTCGCTTATGTCGACATCCTGCAGAACCCCGAAATTCGTGCCAACCTGCCGACTTATGCCAACTGGCCGACCTTCCCTCAGCTGTGGGTCAATGGTGAGCTGGTCGGTGGTAGCGACATCATTCTTGAGATGTTCGAGAAGGGCGAGCTGCAGCCTCTGATCAAGTCAGCTGTCGGCAAGACCGAAGCATAA
- a CDS encoding acyl-CoA thioesterase, whose protein sequence is MSWDQAQTFIIDLQVQSGDIDELGHANNAVYVTWLEQCAWRHSQSLGLDIGDYRRLDRAMAVLRHEIDYLAAAYQGDLLQLGTWISESDQRLKMKRNFQLVRPADGATLLRAQTTFVCIELSSGKPKRMPPEFIDGYGKALVPPYPLEL, encoded by the coding sequence ATGAGCTGGGATCAAGCGCAGACATTCATCATCGACCTGCAGGTGCAGTCGGGCGACATCGACGAGCTGGGGCACGCGAATAACGCGGTCTACGTGACGTGGCTTGAGCAATGTGCGTGGCGGCACTCGCAAAGTCTAGGGCTGGATATTGGCGACTATCGCCGCCTGGATCGCGCCATGGCCGTGCTTCGCCATGAAATCGACTACTTGGCCGCTGCCTACCAAGGCGATTTGCTGCAGCTTGGTACATGGATTTCAGAGTCGGATCAGCGTTTGAAGATGAAGCGTAATTTTCAGCTGGTCAGGCCGGCAGACGGCGCTACATTACTGCGCGCGCAGACCACCTTTGTCTGTATAGAGCTCTCAAGCGGGAAACCCAAGCGCATGCCGCCGGAATTCATCGACGGCTACGGCAAGGCGCTGGTGCCGCCGTACCCGCTTGAGCTTTAA
- a CDS encoding ABC transporter ATP-binding protein, whose protein sequence is MKHEPPLLQLRDLACGYGEQSIVQHLNLHLNRGDIGCLLGPSGCGKTTTLRAIAGFEPVHQGEIQLADTVISRAGFTLAPEKRRIGMVFQDYALFPHLTVAENIAFGIRKQPDYSRIVSEMLELVHLSALGKRYPHELSGGQQQRVALARALAPEPALLLLDEPFSNLDVELRRRLSHEVREILKARNTSAILVTHDQEEAFAVSDQVGVFKDGRLEQWDTPFNLYHEPLTPFVASFIGQGYFIRGQLLDPETVQTELGTIRGNRAYTWPAGSSVDVLLRPDDIIYKPESPLRALIVGKTFLGASTLYRLQLPTGNQLVAIFTSHADYPTGQEVGIAIAADHLVVFPAQGSIAAHETLPLAGVAR, encoded by the coding sequence ATGAAACACGAACCGCCGCTGCTGCAACTGCGTGATCTGGCCTGCGGCTACGGCGAGCAGAGCATCGTCCAGCACCTCAACCTGCACCTGAATCGCGGTGACATCGGCTGCCTGCTGGGCCCTTCCGGTTGCGGCAAAACCACCACACTGCGTGCCATAGCCGGGTTCGAGCCTGTACACCAGGGCGAAATTCAGCTGGCAGATACGGTTATCTCCCGCGCCGGTTTTACCCTGGCACCGGAGAAGCGCCGCATCGGCATGGTGTTCCAGGATTACGCACTGTTCCCGCATCTAACCGTGGCAGAGAACATAGCCTTCGGGATTCGCAAGCAGCCTGACTACTCACGCATCGTTTCCGAGATGCTCGAACTGGTGCACCTGTCGGCCCTCGGCAAACGCTACCCCCATGAGCTCTCTGGGGGGCAGCAGCAGCGCGTGGCGCTGGCCCGAGCCCTGGCACCGGAACCCGCATTGCTGCTGCTTGACGAACCCTTCTCCAACCTTGACGTTGAATTACGCCGACGCCTCAGCCATGAGGTGCGCGAGATCCTCAAGGCGCGTAATACCAGCGCAATCCTGGTCACTCATGACCAGGAAGAAGCCTTCGCTGTCAGCGATCAGGTTGGCGTGTTCAAGGATGGTCGCCTGGAGCAGTGGGATACCCCCTTCAACCTCTATCACGAACCGCTGACACCCTTCGTTGCGAGCTTTATCGGCCAGGGTTACTTCATTCGCGGGCAACTGCTCGACCCGGAAACCGTACAGACGGAGCTCGGCACGATTCGCGGCAACCGGGCCTACACCTGGCCCGCCGGCAGCTCGGTCGACGTGCTGCTGCGCCCGGACGACATCATCTACAAACCGGAAAGCCCGCTGCGCGCGCTGATCGTCGGCAAGACCTTTCTTGGCGCATCGACGCTATACCGGCTGCAGCTGCCCACAGGCAATCAGCTGGTGGCAATCTTCACCAGCCACGCCGACTACCCGACCGGGCAGGAAGTGGGCATCGCCATTGCGGCCGATCATCTGGTGGTGTTCCCGGCCCAGGGCAGTATTGCCGCCCATGAAACCCTGCCACTGGCCGGCGTGGCTCGCTAG
- the argF gene encoding ornithine carbamoyltransferase, which produces MSARHFLSLMDCTPQELNSLVRRGIELKDLRERGVLFEPLKNRVLGMIFEKASTRTRLSFEAGMIQLGGQAIFLSPRDTQLGRGEPISDSAIVMSRMLDAIMIRTFAHATLTDFAANSSVPVINGLSDDLHPCQLMADMQTFHEHRGSIAGKTVAWIGDGNNMCNTYIEAAIQFDFQLKVACPEGYEPDAELMARAGDRVQVMRDPREAAAGAHLISTDVWASMGQEDEAAARLATFRPYQVDRALLDCAAEDVLFMHCLPAHRGEEISHDLLDDPRSVAWDQAENRLHVQKALLEFLVEPAYHHA; this is translated from the coding sequence ATGAGCGCAAGGCATTTTCTCTCACTGATGGACTGCACGCCCCAGGAGCTGAACAGCCTGGTCCGCCGCGGCATCGAGCTGAAGGATCTGCGCGAGCGCGGCGTCCTTTTCGAACCGTTGAAGAACCGCGTGCTGGGCATGATTTTCGAGAAAGCCTCGACCCGCACCCGACTGTCATTCGAAGCCGGCATGATCCAGCTCGGCGGCCAGGCGATCTTCCTCTCTCCGCGCGACACCCAGCTGGGTCGCGGCGAGCCGATCAGCGATTCGGCCATCGTCATGTCACGCATGCTCGATGCGATAATGATCCGCACCTTTGCTCATGCGACCCTCACCGACTTCGCCGCCAACTCCAGCGTGCCGGTTATCAACGGCCTATCGGATGACCTGCACCCCTGCCAGCTGATGGCCGACATGCAGACCTTTCATGAACACCGTGGCAGCATCGCCGGCAAAACGGTGGCCTGGATCGGCGACGGCAACAACATGTGCAATACCTATATAGAAGCGGCCATCCAGTTCGACTTCCAACTCAAGGTCGCCTGCCCCGAGGGCTACGAGCCCGACGCCGAGCTTATGGCGCGTGCAGGTGATCGCGTGCAGGTAATGCGTGATCCGCGTGAAGCCGCCGCAGGCGCGCACCTGATCAGTACCGACGTCTGGGCGTCCATGGGCCAGGAAGACGAAGCCGCAGCGCGGCTCGCCACTTTCCGCCCCTATCAAGTAGACCGCGCCCTCCTCGACTGCGCCGCCGAGGACGTGCTGTTCATGCACTGCCTGCCGGCCCACCGTGGCGAAGAGATCAGCCATGACCTGCTCGACGATCCCCGTTCCGTGGCCTGGGATCAGGCCGAAAACCGCCTGCATGTACAGAAGGCGCTGCTGGAATTCCTCGTCGAACCGGCCTATCACCACGCATGA
- a CDS encoding VanZ family protein — translation MPYLRMLPFLIVLAVVLFAGLKPEPVPQLFNQQDKLHHMMGFAALVFTLRLAFPRLPIFWGIGLTLMAALGIEMAQGLLPHRTASRWDMVANVLGVISGWCGWMLAQAWWRQRVGVPVPD, via the coding sequence ATGCCTTATTTGCGAATGTTGCCCTTTCTGATCGTGCTGGCGGTCGTTCTTTTCGCCGGCCTCAAGCCAGAACCCGTGCCGCAGCTTTTCAATCAGCAGGATAAGCTTCATCACATGATGGGCTTCGCGGCGCTCGTCTTTACTCTGCGGCTCGCCTTTCCGCGCCTGCCAATATTCTGGGGGATAGGCCTTACGCTTATGGCGGCGTTGGGGATCGAGATGGCACAAGGCCTTTTGCCTCATCGAACGGCTTCGCGTTGGGACATGGTCGCGAACGTATTGGGTGTCATCTCCGGTTGGTGTGGCTGGATGCTGGCGCAGGCGTGGTGGCGTCAGCGAGTGGGCGTGCCGGTTCCTGACTGA
- the gltX gene encoding glutamate--tRNA ligase, which yields MTTVRTRIAPSPTGDPHVGTAYIALFNLCFARQHGGQFILRIEDTDQVRSTRESEQQIYDALRWLGIEWDEGPDVGGPHGPYRQSERGEIYKKYSDELVGKGHAFPCFCSSERLDQVRAEQMANKETPRYDGHCMHLDPAEAQRRIAAGESHVIRMKVPIEGICQVQDMLRGTVEIGWDRMDMQVLMKADGLPTYFLANVVDDHLMGITHVLRGEEWLPSAPKLIKLYEYFGWEQPQLCYMPLLRNPDKSKLSKRKNPTSVTFYERMGFLPQAMLNYLGRMGWSMPDEREKFTLNEMIEHFDINRVSLGGPIFDLEKLSWLNGQWLRELSVEQFAAEVQKWAFNPQYMMQIAPHVQQRVETFSQIAPLAGFFFSGPLQLDPALFAHKKLDATQVRQVMQLILWKLEALRQWEKDRITACITQVAEHLGFKLRDVMPLMFASITGQASSVSVLDAMEILGPDLTRFRLRNALELLGGASKKEVKEWEKLLSTLA from the coding sequence ATGACCACGGTTCGCACCCGCATCGCGCCTTCTCCGACCGGCGATCCCCACGTCGGTACCGCCTATATCGCGCTGTTCAATCTGTGCTTCGCCCGTCAGCATGGCGGCCAGTTCATCCTGCGCATCGAGGATACCGATCAGGTCCGCTCGACCCGTGAGTCCGAGCAGCAGATTTATGATGCGCTGCGCTGGCTGGGCATCGAGTGGGATGAGGGTCCCGATGTCGGCGGCCCGCACGGCCCGTATCGTCAGAGCGAGCGCGGCGAGATCTACAAGAAGTACTCGGATGAGTTGGTCGGCAAGGGCCATGCCTTTCCGTGCTTCTGCAGTAGCGAGCGCCTGGATCAGGTGCGTGCCGAGCAGATGGCGAACAAGGAAACGCCGCGTTATGACGGCCATTGCATGCACCTCGATCCGGCCGAAGCACAGCGTCGCATCGCTGCTGGCGAATCCCATGTCATCCGCATGAAGGTGCCGATTGAAGGCATTTGCCAGGTGCAGGACATGCTGCGCGGCACCGTCGAGATTGGCTGGGATCGCATGGACATGCAGGTGCTGATGAAGGCCGATGGTCTGCCGACCTACTTCCTCGCCAACGTGGTCGACGACCACCTGATGGGCATCACTCATGTACTGCGCGGCGAAGAGTGGCTGCCGTCGGCGCCCAAGCTGATCAAGCTGTACGAGTACTTCGGCTGGGAGCAGCCGCAGCTGTGCTACATGCCGCTGCTGCGCAATCCGGACAAGAGCAAGCTCTCCAAACGCAAGAATCCGACCTCGGTAACCTTCTACGAGCGCATGGGTTTTCTGCCGCAGGCGATGCTTAACTACCTTGGCCGCATGGGCTGGTCGATGCCTGACGAGCGCGAGAAGTTCACGCTGAACGAGATGATCGAGCACTTCGACATCAATCGGGTATCGCTCGGTGGGCCGATTTTCGATCTGGAAAAACTCTCGTGGCTCAATGGCCAATGGCTGCGTGAGTTGTCGGTCGAGCAATTTGCTGCCGAAGTGCAGAAGTGGGCATTCAACCCTCAGTACATGATGCAGATCGCTCCGCACGTGCAGCAGCGCGTGGAAACCTTCAGCCAGATCGCGCCGCTGGCCGGCTTCTTCTTTTCCGGCCCATTGCAGCTCGATCCGGCGCTGTTCGCCCACAAGAAGCTGGACGCCACCCAGGTGCGCCAGGTCATGCAGCTGATCCTGTGGAAGCTGGAAGCCCTGCGCCAGTGGGAAAAGGACCGGATCACGGCATGCATCACCCAGGTGGCCGAACACCTAGGCTTCAAGCTGCGCGATGTGATGCCGCTGATGTTCGCCTCCATCACCGGGCAGGCCAGTTCAGTTTCAGTGCTTGATGCGATGGAAATTCTCGGCCCGGATCTCACGCGCTTCCGTCTGCGCAACGCACTCGAGTTGCTCGGTGGCGCTTCGAAGAAGGAAGTGAAGGAGTGGGAGAAGCTGCTGTCGACGCTCGCCTGA
- a CDS encoding amino acid aminotransferase, with product MSLFSAVEMAPRDPILGLNEAFNADTRPNKVNLGVGVYYNEEGRIPLLRAVVEAEQARIAAHAPRGYLPIEGIAAYDAAVQKLLFGEDSPLIAEGRVVTTQALGGTGALKVGADFLKRLLPDAVVAISNPSWENHRALFESAGFPVQNYSYYDAANHGIDRAGLLQDLKNLPSRSIVVLHACCHNPTGVDLNLDDWKQILDVLRAQDHIPFIDIAYQGFGDSIEEDAAAVRLFAESGMTFFVSSSFSKSFSLYGERVGALSMVTQSREESARVLSQVKRVIRTNYSNPPTHGATIVASVLNSPELRAMWEAELGEMRSRIRELRLSMVEQLAVKGAKTDFSFVAAQRGMFSYSGLTSEQVERLRIEFGVYAINTGRICAAALNRNNIGHVTDAIVQVL from the coding sequence ATGAGTTTGTTCTCTGCTGTCGAAATGGCGCCGCGTGATCCTATTCTCGGCCTCAATGAAGCCTTCAACGCCGACACGCGGCCGAACAAGGTCAATCTCGGTGTCGGTGTCTATTACAACGAAGAAGGTCGCATTCCGCTGCTACGCGCCGTGGTCGAGGCCGAGCAAGCGCGCATCGCTGCCCACGCGCCCCGCGGCTACCTGCCGATCGAAGGCATCGCCGCCTACGACGCCGCCGTACAAAAGCTGCTGTTCGGCGAAGATTCTCCGCTGATTGCCGAGGGCCGGGTGGTGACTACCCAGGCGCTCGGCGGAACCGGCGCACTCAAGGTCGGTGCAGACTTCCTCAAGCGTCTGTTGCCAGACGCCGTGGTCGCCATCAGCAACCCGAGCTGGGAAAACCATCGTGCGCTGTTCGAGTCGGCCGGCTTCCCGGTACAGAACTACAGCTATTACGACGCAGCCAACCACGGCATCGATCGCGCCGGTCTGCTGCAAGACCTCAAGAATCTGCCATCCCGCTCGATCGTCGTACTGCACGCCTGCTGCCACAACCCAACGGGCGTCGATCTGAATCTGGATGACTGGAAGCAGATTCTGGACGTACTGCGCGCGCAGGATCACATCCCGTTCATCGACATCGCCTATCAGGGCTTTGGTGACAGCATCGAGGAGGACGCCGCTGCCGTTCGGCTGTTCGCCGAATCGGGCATGACCTTCTTCGTTTCCAGCTCGTTCTCCAAGTCCTTCTCCCTGTACGGCGAGCGTGTTGGCGCGCTTTCGATGGTTACGCAGAGTCGCGAGGAGTCTGCGCGCGTGCTGTCGCAGGTCAAGCGCGTGATCCGCACCAACTACTCCAACCCGCCGACCCACGGCGCCACCATCGTTGCATCCGTGCTCAACAGCCCGGAACTGCGCGCCATGTGGGAAGCCGAGCTAGGCGAGATGCGTAGCCGCATCCGCGAACTACGTCTGAGCATGGTCGAGCAACTGGCGGTCAAGGGCGCGAAGACGGATTTCAGCTTCGTCGCAGCCCAGCGCGGCATGTTCTCCTACTCCGGCCTCACGTCTGAGCAGGTCGAGCGACTGCGCATCGAGTTCGGCGTTTACGCGATTAACACCGGTCGGATCTGCGCTGCAGCACTGAACCGCAACAACATCGGTCACGTCACTGACGCCATCGTTCAGGTGCTCTGA
- a CDS encoding multicopper oxidase family protein has protein sequence MSFTRRQILTGLAALGVVGLAGSGARYWLGRPADITTHDYELIAAPLDVELVPGHVTPAWAYGGQAPGLELRGRQGDWLRVRFINNLPEPTTIHWHGIRLPLEMDGVPYVSQLPVLPGEFFDYRFQLHDAGSFWYHPHTSSAAQLGRGLVGPLIVEEREPSGFRHERTLNLKSWHVDKQGAFTEFSVPREAARGGTPGVLSTVNGTHAPTVELPAGQVVRLRLLNLDNTLTYRLNLPEGEARIYALDGHPIAPVPLGKEYWLGPGMRIDLALKVPEVGTELSLRNGPLRLATLRSVAHDETAGDWPPALPANPVAEPDLQRAETLRFNFEWAGTLSADVEQGGAYTFWQINGQAWDINDKTCADRPIATLKKDGHYIFELRNLSQYQHPIHLHGMTFKVISSSRRKIDPWFTDTYLLGKNETARIALVADNPGVWMFHCHVIDHMETGLMAAIEVV, from the coding sequence ATGTCCTTTACCCGTAGACAGATTCTCACCGGCCTGGCCGCTCTTGGTGTCGTTGGCCTTGCCGGCAGTGGCGCGCGCTACTGGCTCGGTCGCCCGGCCGACATCACCACCCATGACTATGAGCTGATTGCCGCCCCGCTGGATGTGGAGCTGGTGCCTGGTCACGTCACGCCGGCTTGGGCCTATGGTGGGCAGGCGCCGGGCCTGGAGCTGCGTGGCCGTCAGGGTGACTGGCTGCGGGTGCGCTTCATCAACAACCTGCCCGAGCCCACTACCATCCACTGGCATGGCATTCGTCTGCCGCTGGAAATGGACGGCGTGCCCTATGTATCGCAGCTGCCGGTTTTGCCCGGCGAGTTCTTCGACTATCGCTTCCAGCTGCACGATGCCGGCAGCTTCTGGTATCACCCGCACACCAGTAGTGCGGCGCAGCTGGGGCGTGGACTGGTCGGTCCGCTGATTGTCGAGGAGCGCGAACCGAGCGGTTTCCGGCACGAGCGCACGCTCAATCTGAAAAGCTGGCATGTCGACAAGCAGGGTGCGTTCACCGAATTCAGCGTGCCGCGCGAAGCGGCCCGCGGCGGTACGCCAGGTGTGCTGTCGACGGTGAACGGCACGCATGCGCCCACGGTTGAGCTACCAGCCGGGCAGGTCGTGCGGCTGCGGCTGCTGAATCTCGACAACACGCTGACCTATCGGCTGAATCTGCCGGAGGGCGAGGCGCGTATCTATGCGCTCGATGGCCATCCGATCGCTCCGGTGCCGTTGGGCAAGGAATACTGGCTTGGGCCGGGCATGCGTATCGATCTGGCGCTGAAGGTGCCGGAGGTCGGCACGGAGCTGTCCTTGCGCAATGGTCCGCTACGGCTGGCGACGCTGCGCTCGGTGGCGCATGACGAAACTGCTGGCGACTGGCCGCCGGCGTTGCCGGCCAATCCCGTGGCGGAGCCGGATCTGCAACGCGCGGAAACCCTGCGCTTCAATTTCGAGTGGGCTGGTACCCTGTCGGCCGACGTCGAGCAGGGCGGCGCCTATACCTTCTGGCAGATCAACGGCCAGGCTTGGGACATCAATGACAAGACCTGCGCCGATCGCCCGATTGCGACGCTGAAGAAGGATGGCCATTACATCTTCGAGCTGCGTAATCTCAGCCAGTACCAGCATCCGATCCATCTGCACGGCATGACCTTCAAGGTGATTTCGTCCAGTCGCCGCAAGATCGATCCGTGGTTCACCGATACCTACTTGTTGGGCAAGAACGAAACGGCCCGTATTGCGCTCGTCGCTGATAATCCGGGTGTCTGGATGTTCCATTGTCATGTCATCGACCACATGGAAACCGGGTTGATGGCGGCGATCGAGGTGGTATGA